The Lycium barbarum isolate Lr01 chromosome 12, ASM1917538v2, whole genome shotgun sequence genome includes a region encoding these proteins:
- the LOC132623616 gene encoding uncharacterized protein LOC132623616 — protein MSSKINLLICFFIFHLLAATSVSGSKIGIYELKKGGFSVKLTNYGARIISVFLPDKNGKVDDIVLGYDTIKEYLNDTSYFGALVGRVANRIGGAQFTLNGTHYKLVPNEGKNMLHGGPKGFSKVVWKVSKYVKDGPCPYITLTYFSPDGDQGFPGAVLASVTYALKDRYKLSVIFKAKALNKATPINLSHHPYWNIGGHNSGDILSNVIEIFGSHITLVDKELIPTGKIAPVKNTPYDFLKPRKVGSRIDKLQNGYDINYVLDDTEKMNRVGTVYDKKSGRVMDVKASAPGVQFYTSNWGNRTVKGKGGFVYQSHAALALETLVFPNAVNHPNFPSTIVNPGARYVHKVLYTFSIKKY, from the exons ATGTCTTCAAAGATTAATTTGCTCATCTgtttcttcatttttcatctgTTGGCTGCCACTAGTGTTTCAGGGAGCAAGATAGGGATATATGAGTTAAAGAAGGGAGGTTTCTCTGTTAAGCTCACAAATTATGGTGCCAGAATTATCTCTGTATTTCTTCCTGATAAGAATG GTAAAGTAGATGATATTGTTCTGGGATATGACACCATTAAGGAATACTTG AATGATACGAGTTATTTTGGAGCCTTAGTTGGAAGGGTCGCTAACCGGATTGGTGGTGCTCAATTTACTCTGAATGGAACCCATTATAAGCTTGTTCCCAATGAAGGCAAAAACATGTTGCATG GTGGCCCGAAAGGATTTAGCAAAGTTGTCTGGAAGGTGAGCAAGTACGTGAAAGATGGTCCCTGTCCTTACATAACTCTAACCTACTTCAGTCCCGATGGTGATCAAG GATTTCCTGGTGCTGTTCTTGCCTCCGTTACCTATGCATTAAAAGACCGTTACAAACTTAGTGTGATATTTAAGGCAAAAGCTCTGAACAAGGCCACTCCAATTAACCTGTCTCACCACCCTTACTGGAACATTGGTGGACATAACAGTGGCGATATCTTGTCCAACGTTATTGAAATCTTTGGATCACACATTACCCTAGTTGATAAAGAGCTCATTCCCACAGGGAAAATTGCCCCCGTCAAAAACACGCCTTACGACTTCCTTAAACCCCGTAAGGTAGGAAGTAGGATCGATAAGCTCCAAAATGGATATGACATCAACTATGTACTCGATGACACTGAGAAAATGAATCGTGTGGGGACAGTTTATGATAAGAAGTCTGGAAGAGTGATGGATGTAAAAGCATCTGCACCTGGTGTTCAATTCTACACTTCAAATTGGGGTAATAGAACTGTAAAAGGGAAAGGTGGATTTGTGTATCAGAGTCATGCAGCATTGGCTTTGGAAACTCTAGTGTTCCCTAACGCTGTGAATCACCCAAATTTCCCGTCGACAATTGTGAACCCAGGAGCGAGATACGTCCACAAAGTATTGTATACATTCTCCATAAAGAAATACTAG
- the LOC132623688 gene encoding uncharacterized protein LOC132623688, translated as MSTKVISLLICLFTLHMLAAGSVTGCKIGIYELKKGDFFVKITNYGARIISVFLPDKNGKIDDVVLGYDNINEYMNETRYFGALLGRVVNRIGGAQFTLNGTVYKLVPNEGNNAIHGGPKGFSFVVFKVSEYVQDGPCPYITLTYHSADREEGFPGDVLVSVTYALKDPYKLSVEFKAKSVNKASPINLSHHPYWNLGGHSSGDVLSQVVQIFASHITPVDEQLIPTGEITPIKNTPYDFLKPRKVKSRIDKVQIGYDRNYVLDSNEKMKHVAIVHDEKSGRVMDIRATAPCVHFYTANWIIDVKGKGGYVYQPHSALSLETQGYPDAVNHPNFASTIVNPGKTYAHSALYTFSIKKY; from the exons ATGTCCACAAAAGTTATTAGTCTGTTGATCTGTTTGTTCACTCTTCATATGTTGGCTGCTGGCAGTGTTACAGGCTGCAAGATAGGGATCTATGAGTTAAAAAAGGGAGACTTCTTTGTTAAGATCACAAATTATGGTGCCAGAATCATCTCTGTTTTTCTTCCTGATAAGAATG GAAAAATAGATGATGTTGTTCTTGGATATGACAACATCAACGAATACATG AATGAAACACGTTATTTCGGAGCCCTACTTGGAAGGGTTGTTAACCGGATTGGTGGTGCTCAATTTACTTTGAATGGAACCGTTTACAAACTCGTCCCTAATGAAGGCAATAACGCAATTCATG GTGGCCCTAAAGGATTTAGCTTTGTTGTTTTCAAGGTGAGCGAGTACGTGCAAGATGGTCCATGTCCTTACATAACTCTAACCTACCACAGCGCTGATCGTGAAGAAG GCTTTCCTGGTGATGTTCTTGTCTCTGTTACCTATGCACTGAAAGATCCTTACAAACTTAGTGTGGAATTTAAGGCAAAATCAGTGAACAAGGCCTCTCCTATTAATCTGTCTCACCACCCTTACTGGAACCTCGGTGGTCACAGCAGTGGCGACGTCTTGTCCCAAGTGGTTCAAATATTTGCATCACACATCACCCCAGTAGATGAACAACTCATCCCCACAGGCGAAATCACCCCTATCAAGAACACGCCTTATGACTTTCTAAAACCTCGTAAGGTCAAAAGCAGGATTGATAAAGTCCAAATTGGATATGACAGAAACTATGTACTCGACAGCAATGAAAAAATGAAGCATGTGGCGATAGTTCACGATGAGAAATCAGGAAGAGTGATGGATATACGAGCGACAGCGCCTTGTGTGCATTTCTACACTGCAAATTGGATCATTGATGTAAAAGGGAAAGGTGGATATGTGTATCAGCCTCATTCAGCATTATCTTTGGAGACTCAAGGGTACCCTGATGCTGTGAATCACCCAAATTTCGCATCAACAATTGTGAATCCGGGAAAGACTTACGCCCACTCTGCGTTGTATACTTTCTCCATCAAGAAATACTAG
- the LOC132623802 gene encoding uncharacterized protein LOC132623802: MSSKVNMLICFFMLHLWAAASVTENKIGIYEIKKGDFSVKVTNYGARIISVLLPDKHGKVGDVVLGYDTIEEYKNDTSSFGAIVGRVANRISGAQFTLNGTLYRLIANDGKNTLHGGPKGFSHVVWKVSKYVKDGSHPHITLTYHSADGEEGFPGDLLVSVTYALKDPYKLRVVMKAKALNKATPVNLAQHTYWNLGGHDSGDILSNDIQIFGSLITLLDQHLIPTGEIAPVKNTPYDFLKPRKVGSQFNKLQNGYDIYYALENTEKLKPMAIVHDKKSGRVMNLQASAPGVQFYTSNTLQKKGKGGYVYQPYSALCLETQGYSDAVNHPNFPSTIVTPKKSYFHKMLYTFSIKKY; the protein is encoded by the exons ATGTCTTCAAAGGTTAATATGTTGATCTGTTTTTTCATGCTTCATCTATGGGCTGCTGCCAGTGTTACAGAGAACAAGATAGGAATTTATGAGATAAAGAAAGGAGATTTCTCTGTTAAGGTCACTAATTATGGTGCCAGAATCATCTCTGTTCTTCTTCCTGATAAGCATG GAAAAGTGGGTGATGTTGTTCTTGGATATGATACCATCGAGGAATACAAG AATGATACAAGTTCTTTTGGGGCAATAGTTGGAAGAGTTGCTAACCGGATTAGTGGTGCTCAATTTACTTTGAATGGAACCCTTTATAGGCTTATCGCCAATGATGGCAAAAACACGCTGCATG GTGGCCCTAAAGGATTTAGCCATGTCGTTTGGAAGGTGAGCAAGTACGTGAAAGATGGTTCCCATCCTCACATTACTTTAACATACCACAGTGCTGATGGTGAAGAAG GATTTCCTGGTGATCTTCTTGTCTCTGTTACCTATGCATTGAAAGATCCTTACAAGCTTAGGGTGGTAATGAAGGCAAAAGCTCTAAACAAAGCCACTCCAGTTAACTTGGCTCAACACACTTATTGGAACCTTGGTGGGCACGACAGTGGCGATATCTTGTCCAACGACATTCAAATCTTTGGATCACTCATCACTCTATTAGATCAACATCTCATTCCAACAGGCGAAATCGCCCCTGTCAAGAACACGCCCTATGATTTCCTCAAACCCCGTAAAGTTGGGAGCCAGTTCAACAAACTCCAAAATGGATATGACATCTACTACGCACTAGAAAACACTGAAAAATTGAAGCCTATGGCAATAGTTCATGATAAAAAATCTGGAAGAGTGATGAATTTACAAGCGTCTGCACCTGGTGTCCAATTCTACACTTCAAACACACTTCAAAAGAAGGGGAAAGGTGGATATGTGTATCAGCCTTATTCAGCCTTGTGTTTGGAGACTCAAGGTTATTCGGATGCTGTGAATCACCCAAATTTCCCATCAACAATTGTGACTCCGAAAAAGTCCTACTTTCACAAAATGTTGTATACGTTCTCAATCAAGAAATACTAG